A stretch of Rhodoferax potami DNA encodes these proteins:
- the murD gene encoding UDP-N-acetylmuramoyl-L-alanine--D-glutamate ligase: protein MNTPEQPHPADSPLTPVDTTGRLAHDPALSAAAVDLSADEPLAEVMTPVDVPVVSVPAPAPIALPVTLTAAKDAAEFVARIFADTQADSTDAKEAEVAALASEAVAQEVVSTDAPAEPVVFAPLAGQQVLILGLGASGLAMARWCVRAGATSVTVADTRDTPPQLAVLQHELPQVRFVAGPFDASLVEGQGLHAVYRSPGLSPADIAPVLGAARASSIAVGGELSLYSQGLETLRAQRAYAPAVLAITGTNGKTTVTSLTGQLIAHAGKTVAVAGNIGPTLLDTLTQHLVADTLPEVWVLELSSFQLDAAGSFEPTAAVVLNISQDHLDWHGSMQAYAGAKARIFGQHGMLVLNREDAVVMAMRPEPVRVRLQRPQERAYITFGTTMPQRPGDFGIEEVNGMVWLVRALEADETRKRRKDEEQEIHIQRLMPADALRIRGRHNASNALAALALCASAGCSLAAVLYGLREYRGEPHRVEPIGVLNDVEFFDDSKGTNVGATVAALQGLGADRRIVVILGGEGKGQDFAPLAGPVERYARAAVLIGRDAPLIRAALEHTGVPVLDAESMAAAVALANAKAHAGDAVLMSPACASFDMFKNYEHRAQVFCEAVKELALANGTELEQLL, encoded by the coding sequence ATGAACACCCCCGAGCAGCCACATCCCGCAGACAGCCCCCTCACGCCGGTCGACACGACAGGCCGGCTCGCGCACGACCCGGCCTTGAGCGCCGCGGCCGTAGATTTGTCTGCTGACGAGCCGTTAGCCGAGGTAATGACGCCAGTCGATGTGCCTGTAGTTTCAGTTCCAGCTCCAGCTCCCATCGCTTTGCCCGTGACGCTGACTGCGGCCAAAGATGCTGCCGAGTTTGTGGCCCGCATTTTTGCGGATACCCAGGCGGACAGCACCGACGCCAAAGAGGCCGAGGTCGCCGCACTCGCTTCCGAAGCGGTTGCGCAAGAGGTGGTGTCCACCGATGCGCCCGCTGAGCCTGTGGTGTTTGCGCCCCTCGCCGGCCAGCAGGTGCTGATCCTCGGTTTGGGGGCTTCTGGTCTTGCCATGGCGCGCTGGTGTGTGCGCGCTGGCGCGACCAGCGTGACCGTGGCAGACACCCGTGACACCCCGCCCCAGCTGGCGGTGTTGCAACACGAACTGCCCCAGGTCCGCTTTGTCGCGGGGCCTTTTGACGCCAGCCTGGTCGAAGGACAAGGCTTGCATGCGGTATACCGTTCGCCGGGCCTGAGTCCTGCAGATATTGCTCCTGTTTTAGGAGCTGCTCGCGCAAGCTCTATCGCGGTTGGTGGCGAATTAAGCTTGTATTCGCAGGGTCTGGAGACCTTGCGGGCCCAGCGCGCTTACGCCCCCGCTGTTCTGGCGATCACCGGCACCAATGGCAAAACGACGGTCACCTCACTGACCGGTCAACTGATCGCCCATGCGGGCAAAACAGTGGCGGTCGCCGGCAACATCGGCCCGACCTTGTTGGACACCTTGACCCAGCACCTCGTGGCGGACACGCTGCCCGAAGTCTGGGTGCTGGAACTCTCCAGCTTCCAGTTGGATGCCGCAGGCAGTTTCGAGCCAACCGCCGCGGTCGTGCTCAACATCAGCCAGGATCACCTCGACTGGCACGGCAGCATGCAAGCCTATGCCGGCGCCAAGGCCCGTATCTTTGGCCAGCACGGCATGCTGGTGCTCAACCGCGAAGACGCGGTCGTCATGGCCATGCGCCCTGAGCCGGTGCGGGTCCGCCTGCAGCGGCCGCAAGAGCGGGCGTACATCACCTTCGGCACCACCATGCCGCAACGCCCCGGCGACTTCGGCATTGAGGAAGTCAACGGCATGGTCTGGTTGGTGCGCGCCCTCGAGGCCGACGAGACCCGCAAACGCCGCAAGGATGAAGAACAAGAGATCCATATCCAACGTTTGATGCCAGCGGACGCCTTGCGCATCCGCGGCCGCCACAACGCGAGCAATGCGCTGGCCGCTTTGGCTTTGTGCGCTTCCGCCGGCTGCTCATTGGCCGCAGTGTTGTACGGCCTGCGGGAGTACCGTGGTGAGCCGCACCGTGTCGAGCCGATTGGCGTGCTCAACGACGTGGAGTTCTTTGACGACAGCAAAGGCACCAACGTGGGTGCCACCGTGGCCGCACTGCAGGGTTTAGGTGCGGACCGCCGCATCGTGGTGATTCTGGGTGGCGAAGGCAAGGGGCAAGACTTTGCCCCGCTCGCAGGCCCGGTCGAGCGCTATGCGCGCGCAGCGGTGCTGATCGGGCGAGATGCCCCCTTGATCCGTGCTGCCCTCGAGCACACCGGTGTGCCGGTGTTGGATGCGGAGTCCATGGCCGCAGCTGTGGCGCTGGCTAATGCCAAGGCCCATGCAGGCGATGCGGTGCTGATGTCGCCCGCCTGCGCGAGCTTCGATATGTTCAAGAACTACGAGCACCGTGCCCAGGTGTTTTGCGAGGCTGTGAAAGAGCTGGCCTTGGCCAATGGTACTGAATTGGAGCAGCTCCTATGA
- a CDS encoding cell division protein FtsQ/DivIB, with product MNSAADTPLDVKLMNGTAALLFVGFVVLAVVAGGKWLGRLQVFAIQGITVAGDMSHNSPLTLRANVAPGLSGTFFSVDLARVRAAFEAVPWVRHAVVRREFPNRLRVELQEHVAVAYWGDEPELRLLNSFGEVFEANVGEVEQEELPKLSGPDGESDEVLQMYRTLAPSFAGMELELEQLELSDRGSWRARLDGGAVIELGRGGPDVVVERLQQFLKTLTQVTSRYGRGPGSLESADLRHVNGYAVKLRGVTTLAAADSGKK from the coding sequence GTGAACTCTGCCGCCGACACACCGCTGGACGTCAAGCTCATGAACGGGACCGCTGCGCTCCTGTTCGTGGGCTTTGTCGTCCTTGCGGTCGTTGCCGGTGGCAAATGGTTGGGGCGGCTGCAGGTGTTTGCCATTCAGGGCATCACCGTGGCGGGGGATATGAGTCACAACAGTCCGTTGACGCTGCGCGCCAATGTGGCGCCCGGCTTGAGCGGAACCTTTTTCTCGGTAGATCTGGCCCGTGTGCGCGCTGCCTTCGAGGCGGTGCCATGGGTACGGCATGCGGTCGTGCGGCGCGAGTTTCCGAACCGCTTGCGCGTCGAACTGCAAGAGCATGTGGCGGTCGCCTACTGGGGCGATGAGCCCGAGCTGCGCTTGCTCAATAGCTTTGGCGAAGTTTTCGAGGCTAACGTGGGCGAGGTCGAGCAAGAAGAGCTGCCTAAGCTGAGCGGCCCTGACGGCGAAAGCGACGAGGTATTGCAGATGTACCGCACGCTGGCGCCTTCCTTTGCGGGCATGGAGCTGGAGTTGGAGCAACTGGAGTTGTCCGACCGAGGCAGTTGGCGCGCGCGCCTGGACGGCGGCGCCGTGATTGAACTGGGCCGTGGGGGGCCGGATGTCGTGGTGGAGCGACTCCAACAATTTTTGAAAACGTTGACGCAAGTCACTTCACGCTACGGGCGCGGCCCCGGATCGCTGGAGTCGGCAGACCTGCGTCACGTCAACGGATATGCCGTCAAGTTGCGTGGCGTCACCACGCTGGCAGCGGCTGATAGCGGCAAGAAATAG
- the ftsW gene encoding putative lipid II flippase FtsW produces the protein MPRALAAWFAPKEAEAAGALPVRLGGRGSFSASTTPAQVKGFDQPLVWVTVALLLWGLVMVYSASIAMPDNPKFTFYSHTHFAVRHAMSLMVAFVAALIAFQIPLQTWERLAPWLFVVSLILLILVLGVGRGVNGAKRWISLGVMNFQPSELAKFAVLLYASDYMVRKMEVKEHFFRAVAPMAVAVAVIGLLLLAEPDMGAFMVIAVIAMGILFLGGVNARMFFLIAAVMVLLFALMIATSEWRRERIFAYLDPWNEKHALGKGYQLSHSLIAIGRGEIFGVGLGGSVEKLHWLPEAHTDFLLAVIGEEFGLVGVVVVIGLFLWLTRRIMHIGRQAIALDRVFSGLVAQGVGVWMGFQAFINMGVNLGALPTKGLTLPLMSYGGSAILINLVAIAVVLRVDYENRQLMHGGRV, from the coding sequence ATGCCCCGCGCGCTCGCAGCCTGGTTTGCACCCAAGGAGGCCGAGGCCGCCGGTGCACTGCCAGTGCGCTTGGGCGGGCGTGGGTCTTTCTCTGCCAGTACCACGCCAGCGCAAGTCAAGGGCTTTGACCAACCCCTGGTTTGGGTCACGGTGGCGCTGCTGCTATGGGGCTTGGTGATGGTGTATTCCGCATCTATCGCCATGCCGGACAACCCCAAATTCACCTTCTACAGCCACACCCACTTTGCAGTGCGCCATGCCATGTCGTTGATGGTGGCCTTCGTCGCGGCGCTAATTGCTTTTCAGATTCCGCTGCAGACTTGGGAGCGCTTGGCCCCTTGGTTGTTTGTGGTGTCTTTGATCCTGCTGATTCTGGTGCTCGGTGTGGGTCGTGGCGTGAATGGCGCCAAGCGCTGGATCTCGCTGGGCGTCATGAATTTTCAGCCCTCCGAGCTTGCCAAATTCGCGGTGCTTTTGTATGCGTCGGACTACATGGTGCGCAAAATGGAAGTGAAAGAGCACTTCTTCCGCGCGGTTGCACCGATGGCGGTGGCGGTGGCGGTGATCGGCTTGCTGCTCCTAGCCGAGCCCGACATGGGTGCCTTCATGGTGATTGCCGTGATTGCGATGGGCATTTTGTTTCTGGGCGGCGTCAATGCCCGCATGTTCTTTCTGATTGCTGCGGTGATGGTGCTGTTGTTTGCACTCATGATCGCTACTTCCGAATGGCGGCGCGAACGCATTTTTGCGTACCTCGACCCATGGAATGAAAAGCATGCCTTGGGCAAGGGCTATCAGCTCTCGCACTCCTTGATCGCGATCGGTCGGGGTGAGATTTTTGGTGTCGGCTTGGGCGGCAGTGTGGAAAAGCTGCACTGGCTGCCAGAGGCCCACACCGACTTTTTGTTGGCGGTGATCGGCGAAGAGTTCGGTCTGGTCGGCGTGGTAGTGGTGATTGGCCTGTTCTTGTGGCTGACCCGCCGCATCATGCACATCGGCCGCCAGGCGATCGCCTTGGACCGCGTGTTCTCAGGGCTGGTGGCACAAGGCGTGGGCGTGTGGATGGGCTTTCAGGCTTTCATCAATATGGGTGTGAACCTAGGCGCCTTGCCCACCAAAGGCCTGACCCTGCCACTGATGAGCTACGGCGGCTCTGCCATTCTGATCAACCTCGTGGCCATTGCGGTAGTTCTGCGGGTCGATTATGAAAACAGACAACTCATGCACGGAGGCCGTGTATGA
- a CDS encoding D-alanine--D-alanine ligase, with product MSQNNLNLGKVAVLMGGASAEREVSLMSGTGVLKALRSQGVDAHAFDPSERALDELKREGFERCFIALHGRFGEDGTVQGALELLGIPYTGSGVMASSISMDKVMTKRIWRFEGLSTPAWQQVKSAAETHAAFAALGAPMIVKPAREGSSIGFTKVMTADQCDAAYALASQHDSHVLCEQFIAGDEVTCPIWGPTSAPEALPVIRIVAPEGNYDYQNKYFTDTTQYLVPAGLPAGEEEAIQALVCKAYQVLGCRGWARADVMIDAKTRTPYLLEINTSPGMTGHSLVPMSARAAGISYEDLCVRLLQSTATDGKADA from the coding sequence ATGAGCCAAAATAATCTAAATCTCGGCAAGGTGGCCGTGCTGATGGGCGGCGCCTCTGCGGAGCGCGAGGTGTCGCTGATGTCAGGCACCGGCGTGCTCAAGGCGCTGCGTTCGCAAGGCGTGGACGCCCACGCTTTCGACCCCTCAGAACGTGCGCTGGATGAACTCAAGCGAGAGGGTTTTGAACGCTGCTTTATCGCGCTGCACGGCCGCTTCGGTGAAGACGGCACGGTGCAGGGCGCACTCGAGTTGTTGGGCATCCCCTACACCGGCTCCGGCGTAATGGCCTCCAGCATCTCCATGGACAAGGTCATGACCAAGCGTATCTGGCGCTTCGAGGGCTTGTCGACACCCGCATGGCAACAGGTCAAGAGCGCCGCTGAAACCCATGCTGCGTTTGCAGCGCTCGGTGCGCCCATGATCGTCAAGCCTGCACGCGAGGGCTCGTCCATCGGCTTTACCAAAGTGATGACGGCGGACCAGTGCGATGCTGCCTACGCGCTCGCGTCGCAGCACGACAGCCATGTGCTGTGCGAGCAGTTCATTGCCGGCGACGAAGTCACCTGCCCGATCTGGGGCCCGACCTCCGCGCCTGAAGCGCTGCCTGTCATCCGCATCGTCGCGCCCGAAGGTAACTACGACTATCAGAACAAGTACTTCACCGACACCACCCAATACCTGGTCCCCGCTGGCTTGCCTGCCGGTGAAGAGGAAGCCATCCAGGCGCTGGTGTGCAAGGCCTACCAGGTGCTGGGCTGCCGCGGCTGGGCACGGGCTGACGTCATGATTGATGCCAAGACCCGCACACCCTACCTGCTGGAAATCAACACCTCACCGGGCATGACCGGTCACTCTCTGGTGCCCATGTCTGCCCGCGCCGCAGGCATCAGCTACGAAGACTTGTGTGTGCGCCTGCTGCAAAGCACCGCCACCGACGGGAAGGCCGACGCGTGA
- the mraY gene encoding phospho-N-acetylmuramoyl-pentapeptide-transferase produces MLLSLAQWLQGLSPELGFFRVFQYLTFRAVMAALTALLIGLVAGPVVIRRLRALKIGQPIRGYGMETHLAKSGTPTMGGVLILLCIAIATLLWADLSNRFVWIVLVVTLGFGAIGWVDDWRKVVHKDPEGMRSREKYFWQSLIGLLAALYLVFSISESSNLRVLELFFNWVASGFDVNLPPKAGLFLPFFKEVSYPLGVLGFVVMTYLVIVGSSNAVNLTDGLDGLAIMPVVMVGSALGVFAYVTGSSVFSKYLLFPYIPGSGELLIFCSALAGAGLAFLWFNTHPAQVFMGDVGALALGGALGTIAVIVRQEIVLAIMGGIFVAEAVSVMLQVTYFKYTKRRFGEGRRLLKMAPLHHHFEKSGWKETQVVVRFWIITMLLCLVGLSTLKLR; encoded by the coding sequence ATGTTGCTGAGCCTGGCCCAATGGCTGCAAGGTTTGTCCCCGGAGCTCGGGTTCTTCCGGGTGTTTCAGTACCTGACGTTCCGGGCCGTCATGGCTGCGCTCACCGCATTGCTCATCGGCCTGGTGGCCGGGCCTGTGGTGATCCGCCGTTTGCGCGCCTTGAAAATCGGCCAGCCAATTCGTGGCTATGGAATGGAAACCCACCTCGCCAAAAGCGGAACGCCCACCATGGGCGGGGTGTTGATCTTGCTATGCATCGCGATTGCGACCTTGCTGTGGGCGGATCTCTCCAACCGTTTTGTCTGGATTGTGTTGGTCGTCACGCTGGGTTTTGGTGCGATTGGCTGGGTCGATGACTGGCGCAAAGTGGTGCACAAAGACCCGGAAGGCATGCGCTCCCGGGAAAAGTATTTCTGGCAGAGCCTGATCGGCTTGTTGGCTGCGCTCTACCTCGTCTTCAGCATCTCTGAAAGCTCCAACCTCCGGGTCTTGGAGCTGTTTTTCAATTGGGTAGCCTCAGGCTTCGATGTCAACCTTCCGCCCAAAGCGGGATTGTTTTTGCCCTTCTTCAAGGAGGTGAGCTACCCCTTGGGCGTGCTCGGCTTTGTGGTCATGACCTATCTGGTCATCGTCGGCTCCAGCAATGCGGTCAACCTGACGGACGGCCTCGACGGCCTGGCCATCATGCCTGTAGTCATGGTGGGTTCGGCTTTAGGCGTCTTTGCTTATGTAACCGGGAGCTCGGTGTTTTCCAAGTACCTGCTTTTTCCGTACATCCCCGGTTCGGGTGAGCTTTTGATCTTCTGTTCGGCATTGGCCGGCGCCGGACTGGCGTTTTTGTGGTTCAACACCCACCCCGCGCAAGTCTTCATGGGCGATGTCGGGGCGCTGGCCCTGGGCGGTGCCTTGGGCACGATTGCCGTGATTGTTCGCCAGGAAATTGTGCTGGCCATCATGGGCGGCATCTTTGTGGCTGAAGCGGTGTCGGTGATGCTGCAAGTCACCTACTTCAAATACACCAAGCGCCGTTTCGGCGAGGGCCGCCGCCTGCTCAAGATGGCGCCACTCCACCACCACTTTGAAAAGTCCGGCTGGAAAGAGACCCAGGTCGTGGTCCGCTTCTGGATCATCACCATGTTGCTCTGCCTGGTCGGCCTCTCCACCCTGAAACTGCGATGA
- the murC gene encoding UDP-N-acetylmuramate--L-alanine ligase yields the protein MKHAVKHIHFVGIGGSGMSGIAEVLSNLGYEISGSDLADNATTRRLAALGIKTYVGHAAGHVTGADAVVTSTAVQSDNPEVIRAREMKIPIVPRALMLAELMRLKQGIAIAGTHGKTTTTSLVASVLAEAGLDPTFVIGGRLNSAGANARLGSGDHIVVEADESDASFLNLLPVMAVVTNIDADHMETYGHDFGKLKKAFVDFLHRMPFYGTAILCTDDAAVRDICEQVTCPITSYGFNEDAEVRAVNVRAMSGQMHFTVQRRNGVVLPDMEVVLNLPGLHNVLNALSAIAVAVELNIPDAAVIKALAEFKGVGRRFQRYGDLALPAKEGESGGVVTVIDDYGHHPVEMAATLAAARGAFPGRRLVLAFQPHRYTRTRDCFEDFVKVIGAGADAVLLAEVYAAGEAPIVAADGRSLARALRVGGKVEPLFVDDIAAMPQAAIDNARDGDVLICMGAGSIGAVPGKIVDLLQNKELLAQQGRAL from the coding sequence ATGAAGCACGCAGTCAAACACATCCACTTTGTGGGTATTGGTGGTTCCGGCATGTCCGGCATTGCCGAAGTGCTGAGCAATCTCGGCTACGAGATTTCGGGCTCCGATCTCGCTGACAACGCTACCACCCGTCGCCTGGCCGCACTGGGTATCAAAACCTATGTGGGCCATGCGGCCGGTCACGTGACTGGTGCCGATGCAGTGGTCACCTCCACGGCGGTGCAGTCCGACAACCCCGAAGTCATCCGCGCCCGCGAGATGAAAATCCCCATCGTGCCCCGCGCGCTGATGCTGGCCGAGCTGATGCGCCTCAAGCAAGGCATTGCGATTGCTGGTACCCACGGCAAAACCACCACCACCAGCCTGGTCGCCAGCGTGTTGGCAGAGGCGGGCCTTGACCCGACCTTTGTGATCGGCGGCCGCCTTAACAGTGCTGGCGCCAATGCGCGCTTGGGCAGTGGCGACCACATCGTGGTCGAGGCCGATGAGTCGGACGCGTCTTTCTTGAACCTGCTGCCCGTGATGGCGGTGGTGACCAACATCGACGCCGACCACATGGAGACCTACGGGCACGATTTCGGCAAGCTCAAGAAAGCCTTTGTCGACTTTTTGCACCGCATGCCTTTCTATGGCACCGCCATTCTCTGCACCGACGACGCCGCAGTACGCGACATCTGCGAGCAGGTTACCTGCCCGATCACCAGCTACGGCTTCAACGAAGACGCCGAAGTGCGCGCTGTGAATGTGCGCGCCATGAGCGGCCAGATGCACTTCACCGTGCAACGCCGCAACGGCGTGGTGCTGCCCGACATGGAAGTGGTGTTGAACCTGCCCGGTCTGCACAACGTGCTCAACGCCTTGTCGGCGATTGCAGTGGCCGTGGAGCTGAACATTCCGGATGCAGCCGTCATCAAGGCACTGGCCGAGTTCAAGGGCGTGGGCCGCCGTTTCCAGCGCTATGGCGACCTCGCTTTGCCCGCCAAAGAGGGCGAATCCGGTGGAGTCGTCACGGTGATTGACGACTACGGCCATCACCCCGTCGAAATGGCAGCCACCCTGGCAGCTGCACGGGGGGCATTCCCCGGCCGTCGTTTAGTGTTGGCTTTTCAGCCGCACCGTTACACCCGCACGCGGGATTGCTTTGAAGACTTTGTGAAGGTCATTGGCGCTGGTGCCGATGCGGTGTTGCTGGCCGAGGTGTATGCCGCCGGCGAAGCGCCGATTGTGGCCGCCGATGGCCGCTCTCTCGCCCGCGCACTGCGGGTGGGCGGCAAGGTGGAGCCCCTGTTTGTGGACGACATCGCTGCCATGCCCCAGGCCGCCATCGACAACGCACGCGATGGCGATGTGTTGATCTGCATGGGCGCGGGTTCCATCGGCGCCGTGCCCGGAAAAATTGTTGATTTGCTACAAAATAAGGAGCTGCTCGCGCAGCAGGGACGGGCGCTATGA
- the ftsA gene encoding cell division protein FtsA translates to MAKEYKDLVVGLDIGTAKVMAVVAEVMPGGELKLAGFGVAPTNGLKRGVVVNIDATVASIQQALKEAELMADCKITRVYTGITGSHIRGINSSGMVAVKDREVTQADVARVVETAKAINISTDQRLLLVEPQEFIIDGQDVREPIGMSGIRLEAKVHIVTGAQSAAENIIKCVRRCGLEVEQLMLNPLASSLSVLTEDERELGVALVDIGAGTTDVAIFTNGAIRHTAVIPIAGDLITSDIAMALRTPTKDAEDIKVESGHAKQLLVDPETQVEVPGLGDRGPRMLSRQALAGVIEPRVEEIFTLVNQVMRESGYEEVLSSGIVLTGGSCIMPGMVELGEDIFLKPVRRGIPKYNSALADMVAQPRAATVMGLLEEARIARLRGYKVAQKSGTMKSAFSSVKDWFVGNF, encoded by the coding sequence ATGGCAAAAGAATACAAAGATCTCGTCGTCGGCCTCGACATCGGCACGGCCAAAGTCATGGCGGTGGTGGCCGAGGTCATGCCTGGAGGTGAGCTCAAACTCGCCGGCTTCGGTGTGGCACCCACCAATGGACTCAAGCGCGGTGTGGTGGTCAATATCGATGCGACGGTGGCCAGCATTCAGCAAGCGCTCAAAGAAGCCGAACTGATGGCCGACTGCAAGATCACCCGTGTGTACACCGGCATCACCGGCAGCCATATCCGTGGCATCAACAGCAGCGGCATGGTGGCGGTGAAAGATCGCGAGGTCACCCAAGCCGACGTCGCCCGTGTGGTCGAAACCGCCAAGGCCATCAACATCTCGACCGACCAGCGCTTGCTGCTGGTGGAGCCCCAAGAGTTCATCATCGACGGCCAGGATGTGCGTGAGCCCATCGGCATGAGCGGCATCCGCTTGGAAGCCAAAGTGCACATCGTGACCGGTGCTCAGAGCGCGGCAGAAAACATCATCAAATGTGTGCGCCGCTGCGGCTTGGAAGTCGAGCAGCTAATGCTGAACCCACTGGCCAGCAGCCTTTCGGTGCTCACCGAGGACGAGCGCGAACTCGGTGTCGCACTGGTGGATATTGGCGCCGGTACCACCGATGTCGCCATCTTCACCAATGGCGCCATCCGCCATACCGCCGTGATTCCGATTGCCGGTGACCTGATCACCAGCGACATTGCCATGGCTCTGCGCACACCAACCAAAGATGCTGAAGACATCAAGGTCGAGTCGGGCCACGCCAAGCAGTTGTTGGTAGACCCTGAAACCCAGGTCGAGGTGCCGGGTCTGGGCGATCGCGGCCCCCGCATGTTGAGCCGTCAGGCACTGGCGGGCGTGATCGAGCCGCGGGTCGAGGAAATTTTTACCCTGGTAAATCAGGTGATGCGCGAGTCCGGCTATGAAGAGGTGCTCTCCAGTGGCATCGTGCTCACCGGCGGCAGCTGCATCATGCCGGGCATGGTGGAGCTGGGTGAAGACATCTTCCTCAAACCGGTGCGCAGAGGTATCCCCAAATACAACAGCGCTTTGGCCGACATGGTGGCGCAGCCCCGTGCGGCCACGGTGATGGGCCTGCTCGAAGAGGCCCGCATTGCCCGCCTTCGGGGTTACAAGGTCGCCCAGAAATCCGGCACGATGAAATCAGCCTTCAGTTCTGTGAAGGACTGGTTTGTGGGGAACTTTTAA
- the murG gene encoding undecaprenyldiphospho-muramoylpentapeptide beta-N-acetylglucosaminyltransferase has protein sequence MKQKTALIMAGGTGGHIFPGLAVAQALIDKGWRVHWLGAPGSMESRIVPSRGIPLELVNFGGVRGKGLKTLAFLPFKLLRAFWESLQVVRRVRPDVVVGLGGYITFPGGMMGVLCGKPLVLHEQNSVAGLANKVLSGVADRVFSAFPGVMPKAEWIGNPLRAEFLNLPTPEQRFAGRSGPLKVLVVGGSLGARALNTVVPQALALIPEGQRPIVTHQAGEKQIDELRANYAAAGVQAHLTPFIDNTAMAFADADLVICRAGASTVTELAAVGAPAAFVPFPSAVDDHQTFNARFLVEQGGGWLMPQATLTPESLAEMLQKTERPALMQQALGAKKMQKLHATDAVVAACEELAT, from the coding sequence ATGAAGCAGAAAACCGCGCTCATCATGGCCGGCGGCACGGGTGGGCACATCTTCCCGGGCCTGGCAGTGGCGCAAGCCCTGATCGACAAAGGTTGGCGCGTCCACTGGCTGGGAGCCCCCGGCAGCATGGAAAGCCGCATCGTGCCCAGCCGCGGCATCCCACTGGAGTTGGTGAACTTTGGCGGTGTGCGTGGCAAGGGCTTGAAGACCCTGGCCTTTTTGCCATTCAAACTGTTGCGCGCTTTCTGGGAAAGCCTGCAAGTGGTGCGGCGCGTGCGCCCTGATGTAGTGGTGGGCCTCGGCGGCTACATCACCTTCCCGGGCGGCATGATGGGCGTGCTGTGTGGCAAGCCTTTGGTGCTGCACGAGCAGAACTCGGTGGCCGGCTTGGCGAACAAGGTGCTCTCCGGCGTGGCGGATCGGGTGTTCTCGGCGTTCCCGGGCGTGATGCCCAAGGCCGAGTGGATCGGCAACCCCTTGCGTGCCGAGTTCTTGAACCTGCCAACTCCCGAGCAGCGCTTTGCCGGCCGCAGTGGCCCCCTCAAGGTGCTGGTGGTGGGGGGTAGTTTGGGGGCCCGCGCCCTGAACACGGTGGTGCCGCAAGCACTTGCCCTGATTCCTGAGGGGCAGCGCCCCATCGTGACCCATCAAGCGGGGGAGAAACAAATTGACGAACTGCGCGCCAACTACGCCGCCGCAGGGGTGCAAGCCCATTTGACCCCGTTTATCGACAACACCGCCATGGCATTTGCCGATGCGGACCTGGTGATCTGCCGCGCCGGCGCCAGCACCGTGACCGAACTGGCCGCCGTGGGTGCGCCAGCGGCTTTCGTGCCTTTCCCGTCCGCGGTGGACGATCACCAGACCTTCAACGCCCGATTCTTGGTCGAGCAAGGGGGCGGCTGGCTGATGCCGCAAGCCACGCTGACGCCCGAATCCTTGGCAGAAATGCTACAAAAAACAGAGCGACCTGCGCTGATGCAGCAGGCGCTGGGAGCTAAAAAGATGCAAAAACTACATGCCACCGATGCGGTGGTCGCCGCCTGCGAGGAGCTGGCCACATGA